The following coding sequences are from one Leptospira mayottensis 200901116 window:
- the sucD gene encoding succinate--CoA ligase subunit alpha, with the protein MAVLVDENTKVVVQGITGKEGSFHATQMLAYGTKVVAGVTPGKGGSKWENKVPVFNTIRDSVKNEGVNAAVIFVPPAFAADAIIEGILAELPLVICITEGIPTHDMLKVYSVLRNSKTRLVGPNCPGVITPRAKQKLGIMPGFIHSPGSVGIVSRSGTLTYESVAQITKQGLGQSTCIGIGGDPVPGMNHTEAIKLLNEDPETKGIVMIGEIGGTSEEEAAEYIKNHVKKPVVGFIAGQTAPPGKRMGHAGAIISGGLGTATSKMKAMQEAGIQVCQSIAEVGEKMKKALG; encoded by the coding sequence ATGGCAGTATTAGTTGATGAAAATACAAAAGTCGTAGTACAAGGAATCACCGGTAAGGAAGGTTCCTTTCACGCCACACAGATGCTCGCTTACGGCACGAAAGTGGTCGCCGGAGTCACTCCCGGTAAAGGCGGAAGCAAATGGGAAAATAAAGTTCCCGTTTTCAACACGATTCGAGATTCCGTAAAAAACGAAGGCGTAAACGCCGCAGTGATCTTCGTTCCTCCTGCATTTGCAGCGGATGCAATCATCGAAGGAATTCTCGCAGAACTCCCACTCGTGATCTGTATCACGGAAGGAATTCCAACCCACGATATGTTGAAAGTTTACAGCGTATTACGAAATTCTAAAACAAGACTGGTGGGACCGAACTGCCCCGGAGTGATCACTCCCCGTGCAAAACAAAAACTCGGAATTATGCCGGGTTTTATCCATAGCCCGGGCTCCGTGGGAATCGTTTCCCGTTCCGGAACCTTGACTTACGAATCGGTGGCTCAGATCACAAAACAAGGCCTCGGTCAATCCACTTGTATCGGAATCGGAGGAGACCCCGTTCCAGGCATGAACCACACCGAAGCCATCAAATTGTTAAACGAAGACCCGGAAACAAAAGGAATTGTGATGATCGGTGAAATCGGCGGAACTTCGGAAGAAGAAGCAGCAGAATACATCAAAAATCACGTAAAAAAACCGGTCGTCGGTTTTATCGCCGGTCAAACCGCGCCTCCCGGCAAAAGAATGGGACACGCAGGTGCGATCATTAGCGGCGGCTTAGGAACCGCAACCTCAAAAATGAAAGCGATGCAAGAAGCGGGTATCCAAGTTTGCCAATCTATCGCGGAAGTTGGAGAAAAAATGAAGAAGGCTCTGGGATAA
- a CDS encoding TolC family protein, with translation MKDKVKNWKQRLRIQKLSGVLLGNFVLLSTSLFADNSILKLTTEETVKRALESNYNLQNLRYELAKSDTNFLKNDSKYSWRLVADGRSSQSILPFNQTNIFTGTKISDDTIKGGIEKILQTTGTYFKVEAGTRRFDSNAFENPATTPAGFSALGIPPLYTGFVRATISQDLLKNSFGYKGRNEVKILESQAEIVKNQVSQQISAVIVESLVDFWDYSIKTQAVKTYKQLVENTKNIRNLTIRKQNLGLSESFEVNQWNALLAQAENQLETAQVQKEESKRKLVRSLKIPDGTSLSEETNLLEELIEKPDYIKDLEYAYKHRADFLNTLKQKEIAEATLKNANNDRLPTLTISGTGASQAQNIISPQENYINPNQGITTAKYKEWTGQMNFAYPLADKGIYAGVRDATIGIRQAILKEEELKNEVRDDVKTRIEALEASHRIYKNNITTERETENYYNGVLRSFRQGRADAVSVKNALDTHVQDQLRLTQAKVNFNIDLLRYYLAKNALLEHFQVDRDKLLPHLN, from the coding sequence ATGAAAGACAAAGTCAAAAATTGGAAACAAAGGCTAAGAATTCAAAAGTTGTCTGGAGTCCTTCTGGGAAATTTTGTTCTTTTATCCACTTCTCTTTTTGCGGATAATTCCATCCTTAAATTGACCACCGAAGAAACCGTCAAACGCGCATTGGAAAGTAATTACAATCTGCAAAACCTTCGTTACGAACTCGCAAAATCGGATACAAACTTTTTGAAAAACGATTCCAAATACTCTTGGAGATTAGTAGCGGACGGAAGATCCAGTCAGTCCATTCTTCCATTTAACCAAACGAATATTTTCACAGGAACGAAAATCTCCGACGATACGATCAAAGGTGGAATCGAAAAGATTCTCCAAACCACAGGAACCTACTTCAAAGTAGAAGCGGGAACCAGAAGATTCGACTCGAACGCGTTCGAAAATCCGGCGACAACTCCGGCAGGATTTAGCGCCTTAGGCATTCCTCCTTTATATACAGGGTTTGTAAGAGCGACGATCAGCCAAGACCTACTTAAAAATTCTTTCGGATATAAGGGAAGAAACGAGGTTAAAATTTTAGAATCCCAAGCGGAAATTGTGAAAAACCAAGTGTCACAACAAATTTCCGCAGTCATTGTAGAATCCCTTGTCGATTTTTGGGATTATTCGATCAAAACGCAAGCCGTCAAAACATACAAACAACTCGTGGAAAACACGAAGAATATCCGCAACCTTACCATTCGTAAACAAAACCTCGGACTTTCAGAAAGTTTCGAAGTCAATCAATGGAATGCTCTTCTGGCTCAAGCGGAAAACCAATTGGAAACCGCTCAGGTTCAAAAGGAAGAATCGAAACGGAAGCTCGTCCGTTCTCTCAAAATTCCGGACGGGACCTCCCTTTCCGAAGAGACGAATCTTTTGGAAGAACTGATCGAAAAACCGGATTATATAAAAGATTTAGAATATGCTTATAAACACAGAGCTGACTTTTTGAACACACTCAAACAAAAAGAAATCGCCGAAGCGACATTGAAAAACGCAAACAACGACCGCCTCCCTACTTTGACGATTTCAGGAACCGGTGCGAGTCAGGCGCAAAACATCATTTCCCCCCAGGAAAACTATATCAATCCCAACCAAGGAATCACTACCGCAAAGTATAAAGAGTGGACCGGGCAAATGAATTTCGCATATCCTCTCGCAGATAAAGGCATTTATGCGGGAGTTAGAGATGCGACGATCGGCATACGCCAGGCAATTCTAAAAGAGGAAGAACTCAAAAACGAAGTGAGAGACGACGTAAAGACTAGAATCGAAGCACTTGAAGCGAGCCACAGAATTTATAAGAATAACATTACTACCGAAAGAGAAACCGAAAATTACTACAACGGGGTTTTAAGGAGTTTCCGCCAAGGAAGAGCAGATGCAGTTTCTGTAAAGAACGCGCTTGATACCCACGTTCAAGACCAGCTCAGACTAACACAGGCAAAAGTGAATTTCAATATCGATCTTTTACGTTATTATCTCGCTAAGAATGCATTACTAGAACATTTTCAAGTGGATCGAGATAAACTTCTTCCGCACTTAAATTGA
- the sucC gene encoding ADP-forming succinate--CoA ligase subunit beta encodes MKIHEYQAKEILRRHKANVPFGVVIDKKENASKAHDEVTSKTGGSIVVVKAQIHAGGRGKGGGVKVTKTKEDAIAAIDKILGMQLITPQTGPEGKKVLKVYLEQGIDIAKEYYLSILLDRSIRKTIIMASTEGGMEIEEVAETHPEKILKIAVDPGIGLQVNQARQLAFDLGLPAQSHKSFQSLVMAIYEAYIKEDASLLEINPLILTKQNEIIAGDCKIDLDENALYRHADNAAFRDITEEDPLEVQASEFNLNYVKLDGNIGCMVNGAGLAMATMDIVKLAGAEPANFLDVGGGASKTTVTNGFKIILGDPNVKGIFVNIFGGIVRCDMVAEGIIEAAKAVDLKVPLVVRLQGTNSELGREVLNKSGLKITGVDDLREAASTIAKLIR; translated from the coding sequence TGGAGTCGTTATCGATAAAAAAGAAAACGCATCCAAAGCCCATGACGAAGTCACCTCCAAAACTGGAGGTTCCATCGTAGTTGTTAAAGCGCAAATCCACGCAGGTGGGCGTGGAAAAGGCGGCGGTGTTAAAGTAACCAAAACCAAAGAAGACGCAATCGCAGCTATAGACAAAATTCTTGGTATGCAGCTCATCACCCCCCAAACCGGACCCGAAGGAAAAAAAGTCCTAAAAGTGTATCTGGAACAGGGAATCGATATCGCTAAGGAATATTATTTAAGCATCCTACTCGACCGCTCCATCCGCAAAACCATCATCATGGCTTCCACCGAAGGTGGTATGGAAATTGAAGAAGTTGCGGAAACTCATCCTGAAAAGATCCTGAAAATCGCAGTGGATCCGGGAATCGGCCTTCAAGTCAACCAAGCAAGACAACTTGCATTTGATCTTGGTCTTCCGGCGCAATCCCACAAATCTTTCCAAAGTTTAGTAATGGCGATCTACGAAGCGTATATCAAAGAAGACGCTTCCCTTTTAGAAATCAATCCTCTCATTCTCACGAAACAGAACGAAATCATCGCGGGAGATTGCAAGATCGACCTCGACGAAAACGCTCTCTACCGTCACGCAGATAATGCGGCTTTCCGAGATATCACCGAAGAAGATCCTCTTGAAGTTCAAGCTTCCGAGTTCAACCTCAACTACGTGAAGTTAGACGGTAACATAGGTTGTATGGTAAACGGAGCCGGGCTCGCGATGGCGACTATGGATATCGTAAAACTTGCGGGAGCGGAACCTGCAAACTTTTTGGACGTCGGAGGTGGAGCGAGTAAGACCACAGTTACCAATGGTTTCAAAATCATCCTTGGTGATCCAAACGTTAAAGGGATCTTTGTAAACATCTTCGGCGGTATCGTTCGTTGCGATATGGTCGCCGAAGGAATCATCGAAGCAGCTAAGGCTGTGGATCTCAAAGTTCCTCTCGTGGTTCGCCTCCAAGGAACCAACTCGGAACTCGGAAGAGAAGTCCTCAACAAAAGCGGACTCAAAATTACCGGAGTCGACGATCTCCGCGAAGCGGCAAGCACCATTGCCAAACTGATTAGGTAA
- the lpxB gene encoding lipid-A-disaccharide synthase: protein MTTLRKSTLQSKKSGSRPISKRASTLPTNPKILMLAGEHSGDLLGGELIRELKKNFPHLETFGVGGERMIEEGFVSIESMEELSIIGFSAILFKYRFLKALIGKLLDIAVEKNCTHAVLIDYPGFNLRLAKALKQLGITVVFYVSPQLWAWNFNRIYSIRDNVDLMLVLFPFEKEIYDNYGVPCEFVGHPLAVRLKEKIRKEAVIPEPEDKAHFHFTITLMPGSRSGEIRRILNDLLETAGRLSDHYEIEKKKIRFLLPNINQKEEVYILEQIELAKSKFPNLKIEYLFDRSLRAIETSDLVLVTSGTATLEVAYFEKPMVILYKVSMFTYVIGSFFIQTPHIGLVNILSGKEICRELAQAECTPMHIAEESIQLLDNKKYRTKMIEEVRQVKEALGIENSSRHASREITKLIKGFPKKTETGQESRNPEQQA from the coding sequence GTGACAACCTTACGAAAATCAACTCTACAATCCAAAAAATCCGGTAGTCGACCCATTTCCAAACGCGCGTCCACACTACCGACAAATCCTAAAATTCTAATGCTGGCTGGAGAACATTCCGGCGATCTTTTGGGCGGAGAATTGATTCGAGAACTCAAAAAAAACTTTCCCCATTTGGAAACTTTCGGAGTGGGCGGCGAAAGAATGATCGAAGAAGGTTTCGTTTCGATCGAATCCATGGAAGAACTTTCCATCATCGGCTTTTCCGCAATTCTTTTCAAATACAGATTCTTAAAAGCATTAATCGGAAAATTGCTCGATATTGCCGTGGAGAAAAATTGCACTCACGCCGTTTTAATCGATTACCCGGGCTTCAACCTTCGCCTTGCAAAAGCACTCAAACAATTAGGGATTACAGTCGTTTTTTACGTTTCCCCCCAACTCTGGGCTTGGAATTTCAATCGAATCTATTCGATTCGAGATAATGTCGATTTGATGCTTGTCTTATTTCCTTTCGAAAAAGAAATTTATGATAATTACGGAGTTCCTTGCGAATTTGTAGGTCATCCTCTCGCGGTTCGTTTGAAGGAAAAAATCCGAAAAGAAGCGGTCATTCCCGAACCGGAAGATAAGGCTCATTTCCATTTCACAATTACTTTAATGCCCGGCTCCCGTAGTGGTGAAATTCGAAGGATCTTAAACGATCTTTTGGAAACTGCGGGTCGACTTTCAGATCATTATGAAATTGAAAAAAAGAAAATCCGTTTTCTTCTACCAAACATCAACCAAAAGGAAGAAGTTTACATTCTCGAACAAATAGAACTCGCTAAATCCAAATTCCCGAATTTAAAAATTGAATATCTATTCGATCGTTCTCTTCGTGCGATCGAAACCTCCGATTTAGTTCTGGTAACTTCCGGGACTGCAACGTTAGAGGTAGCTTATTTTGAAAAGCCAATGGTGATTCTTTACAAAGTCAGCATGTTTACTTACGTAATCGGTTCTTTTTTTATCCAAACTCCCCATATCGGACTTGTGAATATTCTATCCGGAAAAGAGATCTGTAGGGAATTAGCACAAGCAGAATGCACTCCGATGCATATCGCAGAAGAATCAATTCAACTTTTGGACAACAAAAAATATCGCACTAAAATGATCGAAGAAGTCCGCCAAGTAAAAGAGGCGTTAGGAATTGAAAATTCATCCAGACATGCTTCCAGAGAAATTACAAAATTGATCAAAGGATTCCCCAAAAAAACGGAAACGGGACAGGAATCTAGAAACCCAGAACAGCAAGCCTGA
- a CDS encoding FmdB family zinc ribbon protein: MPTYDYKCKACGQTFEQFHSMKDEPVKDCFLCGKKGEVERMISNGSGIIFKGTGFYVTDYKKSGSGESSTTATTSSD; encoded by the coding sequence ATGCCGACATACGACTATAAATGCAAAGCCTGCGGGCAAACGTTTGAACAATTTCATTCCATGAAGGACGAACCAGTCAAAGATTGTTTTCTTTGCGGTAAAAAAGGTGAAGTGGAAAGGATGATTTCCAATGGTTCGGGCATCATTTTTAAAGGAACCGGATTTTATGTGACGGATTATAAAAAAAGCGGCTCGGGAGAATCTTCCACAACCGCGACAACTTCCTCGGATTGA
- a CDS encoding SH3 domain-containing protein yields the protein MRKNFFVTFGLLFTSTLLGFLVWKILTRKTDSVYKNFSKKNWEDVVLEVLGKKDPDLEDYSYASMSLAEYNFELLTTASEKKEKVVSKFAEKSGLKFFKREVGGRTIFTFEDRFFSFLPDGSFLKTRALCKKLSLGSEYEAQDVLSRYLLKLISSNPLPLYNEYNQALLKSLSAGSARELDENGRNKLLKLLEYFSGKEDSPFNGSKAKIEGKNLNVRTGPGTENPIAFQFKGGELVFILDRDTRSETIAGKRGNWNQVIDLRNGNVGWIFSGFLKNVPSDLSISQTMEESFRALDRSPVWDFESWKESSPPNGFQGEYHATEKIALDGDTGIVLHSSKSKYDLICRSTEESFRDLEFFVSFLGGDETIPVFTLLAGSFGDLHKAFEIEMDKESISINRNRFITGDNFAKKRFRLNIQNGGGSGFQGGLIVSEKRVLSEIDSLETIDTNSGIRWKLCLPMARENSNSSLSVFQFKFIP from the coding sequence TTGAGAAAGAATTTTTTTGTAACCTTCGGGCTTCTATTCACTTCCACTTTACTCGGTTTTCTCGTCTGGAAAATTTTGACTCGTAAAACCGATTCCGTGTATAAAAATTTTTCCAAAAAAAACTGGGAAGACGTAGTTTTAGAAGTTCTGGGAAAAAAAGATCCGGACTTGGAGGACTATTCCTACGCATCCATGTCTCTCGCGGAATACAACTTCGAACTTCTAACCACAGCTTCCGAAAAAAAAGAAAAAGTCGTCTCCAAGTTTGCGGAAAAGTCGGGGCTTAAATTTTTCAAAAGAGAAGTCGGAGGAAGAACAATCTTCACGTTCGAAGACAGATTTTTTTCCTTTCTGCCAGATGGTTCCTTTCTCAAAACGAGAGCGCTTTGTAAAAAACTGTCCCTCGGTTCGGAGTACGAAGCCCAAGACGTTCTTTCCAGATACTTGTTGAAACTGATTTCATCCAACCCTCTCCCTCTTTATAACGAATACAACCAAGCGCTGCTTAAATCTCTTTCCGCCGGTTCCGCACGCGAGTTAGACGAAAACGGAAGAAACAAACTTTTAAAATTACTCGAATACTTTTCTGGAAAAGAGGATTCTCCATTTAACGGTAGTAAGGCGAAAATCGAAGGGAAAAATCTGAACGTAAGAACCGGCCCAGGAACCGAAAACCCCATAGCGTTTCAGTTCAAAGGAGGAGAGTTAGTATTCATACTCGATCGGGATACTAGAAGCGAAACCATAGCGGGTAAAAGAGGAAATTGGAATCAAGTCATCGATCTTAGAAACGGAAACGTGGGTTGGATCTTTTCAGGATTTCTTAAAAACGTTCCTTCGGATCTTTCTATCTCGCAAACGATGGAAGAATCTTTTCGCGCTTTGGACAGATCTCCGGTTTGGGATTTCGAGTCCTGGAAAGAATCCTCTCCTCCGAACGGATTTCAAGGCGAGTACCATGCCACTGAAAAAATCGCACTCGATGGAGATACCGGAATCGTTCTACATTCTTCCAAAAGTAAGTATGATCTGATCTGTCGTTCGACGGAAGAATCGTTCCGGGACTTGGAATTTTTCGTCTCCTTTTTAGGAGGAGACGAAACGATTCCCGTCTTCACCTTGTTAGCCGGTTCTTTTGGAGATTTACATAAAGCGTTCGAGATCGAGATGGACAAGGAAAGCATTTCCATCAATCGAAACCGATTTATCACTGGAGACAATTTTGCCAAAAAAAGATTTCGCCTAAACATTCAAAACGGCGGCGGTTCCGGATTTCAGGGCGGCCTGATTGTCTCCGAAAAGAGGGTCCTATCCGAAATCGATTCCCTGGAAACGATCGACACGAATTCGGGAATACGATGGAAGCTTTGTCTTCCTATGGCGAGAGAAAACTCGAACTCGAGTTTGAGCGTTTTTCAGTTCAAATTCATTCCATAA
- a CDS encoding LpxI family protein codes for MGRLGILAGGGELPHIGMKEALAAGEDPIFFSIIESDFHEGDYGDRNVPIHIVKIGALIKLCKRYNVDRLLLLGKVKKEIIFKNPKFDLKTISILARMLNRHDYSIFKTVLEEFSKEKIAIISQKMYLQSLFLPEGRFTKKVLNKKELEDVAFGMEYAEKMAELDIGQTVIVLDKSVLAVEAVEGTDFAIRRGGSFAKKRKATVCKSSKPNQDHRFDLPTVGENTLRIMHENNCETLALRTGETIIVHPKEFINLAEKLKINILSIGSDNLTKINSTIQKIR; via the coding sequence TTGGGAAGACTCGGAATTCTTGCCGGCGGGGGGGAACTTCCCCATATCGGAATGAAAGAAGCCCTTGCAGCCGGAGAAGATCCTATTTTTTTTTCCATCATAGAATCCGATTTCCACGAGGGGGACTATGGAGATCGTAACGTTCCGATCCACATCGTAAAAATCGGAGCTTTGATAAAATTATGCAAACGGTATAATGTCGACCGACTTCTTCTTCTCGGAAAGGTCAAAAAAGAGATCATATTCAAAAATCCGAAATTCGATCTGAAAACGATCAGTATTCTAGCGAGAATGCTCAACAGGCACGATTACTCGATTTTCAAAACCGTTTTGGAGGAGTTCTCTAAAGAAAAAATCGCAATCATTTCTCAGAAAATGTATCTCCAATCCTTATTCCTTCCCGAAGGAAGATTCACCAAAAAGGTTTTGAACAAAAAAGAATTGGAAGACGTGGCTTTCGGTATGGAATACGCCGAAAAGATGGCGGAACTAGACATCGGCCAAACCGTGATCGTTTTGGATAAATCCGTTCTCGCAGTAGAAGCGGTGGAAGGTACAGACTTTGCGATTCGCAGAGGCGGTTCTTTTGCCAAAAAAAGAAAAGCGACCGTATGCAAAAGTTCCAAACCCAACCAGGATCACCGTTTCGACCTTCCAACCGTAGGGGAAAACACTCTAAGGATAATGCACGAGAACAACTGTGAAACCTTGGCCCTTAGAACCGGAGAAACGATCATAGTACATCCAAAAGAATTTATTAACCTTGCAGAAAAACTAAAAATTAATATTTTGAGTATCGGCAGTGACAACCTTACGAAAATCAACTCTACAATCCAAAAAATCCGGTAG